In the Advenella kashmirensis WT001 genome, one interval contains:
- a CDS encoding FAD-dependent oxidoreductase yields MQNNSVAIIGAGIVGLCTAHALRKAGWQVTVFDAQDPGSQCSFGNAGALSEGSVAPLAMPGVIRQAASMLLDSTSALHVPLGYLLPAMPGLLALSLHHDQNACGRSRRPFMIC; encoded by the coding sequence ATGCAAAACAACTCAGTTGCCATTATCGGCGCCGGCATTGTCGGTTTGTGTACAGCGCACGCCCTCCGAAAGGCGGGCTGGCAGGTGACTGTTTTTGACGCGCAGGACCCGGGCTCTCAATGCTCTTTCGGCAATGCCGGTGCGCTGTCCGAAGGCTCGGTCGCCCCCTTGGCCATGCCCGGTGTCATCAGGCAGGCGGCCTCCATGCTGCTGGACAGCACCAGCGCGCTACATGTCCCGCTGGGATACCTGTTGCCGGCCATGCCTGGTTTGCTCGCTTTATCGCTGCATCACGACCAGAACGCGTGCGGCAGATCGCGGCGGCCCTTCATGATCTGCTGA
- a CDS encoding threo-3-hydroxy-L-aspartate ammonia-lyase, giving the protein MQTLPTYTDVVAAAERIKGYAHRTPVLRSRTIDAQLDASLYFKCENLQRIGAFKFRGAFNAIATLSEAQQRAGVIAFSSGNHAQGVALAASLLQVKATIVMPLDAPAAKLAATRGYGAQVVQYDRYTEDRAAIATRLAQQHGYTLIPPYDHPDVIAGQGTAALELMEDTGPLDLLFVCLGGGGLLSGSALAARALAPDCQIYGVEPQAGNDGQLSLRAGHIVRIDMPKTIADGAQTQFLGDYTFPIIQREVADILTVTDQELIRTMRFYAERMKMLVEPTGCLSLAGAASAKDLVRGKRVGIIISGGNVDLANFCALLGSATD; this is encoded by the coding sequence ATGCAGACACTGCCCACTTACACTGATGTTGTCGCCGCCGCCGAACGCATCAAAGGTTATGCGCACCGCACGCCGGTGCTTCGTTCCAGGACCATTGACGCGCAACTGGACGCCAGCCTGTATTTCAAATGTGAAAACCTGCAACGCATTGGCGCATTCAAGTTCCGTGGCGCATTCAATGCGATCGCGACATTGAGCGAAGCACAACAGCGTGCAGGGGTGATTGCCTTTTCCTCGGGCAACCATGCCCAGGGCGTAGCGCTGGCCGCTTCCTTGCTCCAGGTCAAAGCCACCATCGTGATGCCGCTGGATGCACCGGCTGCCAAGCTGGCAGCAACACGCGGCTATGGCGCGCAGGTGGTGCAATATGATCGTTATACCGAAGACCGGGCGGCCATTGCCACAAGGCTGGCACAGCAACATGGCTATACACTTATCCCACCCTATGACCACCCTGACGTGATCGCCGGCCAGGGGACGGCCGCCCTGGAACTGATGGAAGACACCGGGCCGCTAGATCTGCTTTTTGTCTGTCTGGGTGGCGGCGGATTGCTGTCGGGTTCGGCTCTGGCGGCGCGGGCGCTTGCCCCCGATTGCCAGATCTATGGCGTGGAACCACAAGCGGGCAATGATGGGCAACTGTCCCTGCGCGCCGGCCATATCGTGCGCATCGACATGCCCAAAACCATTGCCGATGGTGCGCAAACGCAGTTTCTGGGCGACTACACTTTTCCCATCATTCAGCGCGAAGTGGCAGATATCCTGACTGTTACGGATCAGGAGCTGATTCGTACGATGCGCTTTTATGCCGAGCGCATGAAAATGCTGGTCGAGCCTACCGGGTGCCTGTCGCTGGCCGGTGCTGCCAGTGCAAAAGACTTGGTGCGTGGCAAGCGCGTGGGCATTATTATTAGCGGTGGCAATGTGGACCTGGCCAATTTCTGCGCCTTGCTCGGCAGTGCCACTGATTAA
- the phnC gene encoding phosphonate ABC transporter ATP-binding protein: MTQAIRVQNLNKTFGTRQVLHDLELDVAPGAMVALIGASGSGKSTLLRHLAGLATGDRQVGGDIQMLGQQMQKDGILNRNVRRLRSDIGYIFQQFNLVGRLSVLKNVLLGSLGRMSRVRGALGLFNKEEVNNALRALERVGLLEYAYRRASTLSGGQQQRVAIARALCQKAEIILADEPIASLDPESARRVMETLADINKRDGKTVIVTLHQVDYAVKYCRHAVALKGGKKYFDGPITGLSNEFLSDLYGSEIGTALLFGEQEAQKTPARDPARLVLAAA; the protein is encoded by the coding sequence ATGACTCAGGCAATTCGGGTTCAGAATCTGAACAAGACATTCGGCACCAGACAAGTGCTGCACGATCTGGAACTGGACGTGGCACCTGGCGCGATGGTGGCGCTGATCGGCGCATCCGGTTCCGGAAAATCCACGTTGCTGCGCCATCTGGCCGGCCTGGCCACCGGTGATCGCCAGGTTGGCGGCGACATCCAGATGCTGGGCCAGCAAATGCAAAAAGATGGCATCCTGAACCGCAATGTTCGCCGCCTGCGTTCTGACATCGGTTATATCTTTCAGCAGTTCAATCTGGTGGGACGGTTGTCGGTCCTGAAGAACGTCCTGCTGGGCAGCCTGGGGCGCATGTCGCGGGTACGCGGCGCGCTCGGCCTGTTCAACAAGGAAGAAGTGAATAACGCGTTGCGGGCATTGGAGCGGGTCGGTCTGCTTGAGTATGCCTATCGTCGTGCTTCAACCCTGTCTGGTGGTCAGCAGCAGCGCGTGGCCATTGCCCGCGCCCTGTGCCAGAAGGCGGAAATTATTCTGGCAGACGAACCCATCGCGTCACTGGATCCGGAATCGGCTCGCCGTGTCATGGAGACACTGGCGGACATCAATAAGCGCGACGGCAAAACAGTCATTGTCACGCTGCATCAGGTGGACTACGCAGTGAAATATTGCCGCCACGCGGTAGCGCTCAAAGGCGGCAAAAAATATTTCGACGGCCCGATCACCGGGCTGAGCAACGAATTTCTGAGCGACCTGTACGGCTCGGAAATAGGTACGGCGCTTCTGTTCGGAGAGCAGGAGGCACAAAAAACACCCGCCAGAGACCCGGCACGCCTGGTTCTGGCAGCAGCTTAA
- the phnD gene encoding phosphonate ABC transporter substrate-binding protein translates to MFKSTIRRLGISLFALGMSAAAVQAQESKELNFGIISTESSQNLKTVWEPFLADLSKQTGYKVKAFFAPDYAGIIQGMRFDKVDIAWYGNKSAMEAVDRANGEVIYQTVDKDGKPGYWSLLIAHKDSKINSVKDMLENAKTLNFSNGDPNSTSGYLVPGYYVFAENNVDANKIFKRSVNGSHEVNALSVANKQVDVATFNTEGMERLNRTSPDKAAMLKVIWKSPLIPADPIVWRKNLPEDVKAKLKTFFDSYGDKPEELKVLNAMAWGKFKPSSNDQLLPIRQLELFKKRSQIAGDSKLDEQDRKKQIAGLDEQLSKISVRMKEIEGKNS, encoded by the coding sequence ATGTTCAAATCGACCATTCGCCGCCTTGGCATTTCCCTGTTCGCGCTGGGTATGAGTGCTGCCGCGGTTCAGGCCCAGGAATCCAAGGAACTCAATTTCGGCATTATCTCTACGGAATCTTCCCAGAACCTGAAAACGGTTTGGGAACCGTTTCTGGCCGATCTGTCCAAGCAAACCGGCTACAAAGTAAAGGCGTTCTTTGCACCTGACTATGCCGGCATTATCCAGGGCATGCGCTTCGATAAAGTCGACATCGCCTGGTACGGCAACAAATCTGCCATGGAAGCGGTGGATCGCGCCAACGGCGAAGTGATCTACCAGACAGTAGATAAAGACGGCAAGCCAGGGTACTGGAGCCTGCTGATCGCCCATAAAGACAGCAAAATCAATTCAGTCAAGGACATGCTGGAAAACGCCAAAACGCTGAACTTCAGCAACGGCGATCCGAACTCCACATCCGGTTACCTGGTGCCCGGCTATTATGTGTTTGCTGAAAACAATGTTGATGCCAACAAGATTTTCAAACGCTCGGTCAACGGCAGCCATGAAGTGAACGCACTGTCTGTGGCCAACAAACAGGTTGATGTCGCCACTTTCAACACGGAAGGCATGGAGCGTTTGAACCGGACCAGCCCGGATAAAGCAGCCATGCTCAAGGTTATCTGGAAATCCCCGCTGATTCCGGCCGATCCTATCGTATGGCGCAAAAACCTGCCTGAGGACGTGAAGGCCAAACTCAAGACATTCTTTGACAGTTATGGCGACAAGCCGGAAGAACTCAAAGTGCTTAACGCAATGGCCTGGGGCAAGTTCAAGCCTTCAAGCAATGATCAGTTGCTGCCGATCCGCCAATTGGAACTGTTCAAAAAACGTTCGCAGATTGCTGGTGACAGCAAACTGGACGAGCAGGATCGCAAGAAACAGATCGCTGGCCTGGATGAACAACTGAGCAAGATCTCTGTGCGCATGAAAGAAATCGAAGGTAAAAACTCGTAA
- the phnF gene encoding phosphonate metabolism transcriptional regulator PhnF — MSRQDEPLYQTLASTIRAELSMYKPGDLLPGELRLAERFDVNRHTVRRALDLLVQEGNIIRIKGKGTKVLTRPLLYPVQATSAYTDQFSAMGHTARAQLLKVYRRPANHDELTQLALAPGSTVLEYRTLRFIDNEPISVMTHFFSSGYEALLQDYKRDSMRQYLKERGCELQRASSVIGARLPTIDEAARLLIPQSAPVLTVTTLSKNQHGHPVELTFSVSRADRFQYQVVLNGEHI; from the coding sequence TTGTCTAGACAAGATGAACCGCTCTACCAGACACTGGCTTCCACTATCCGGGCTGAGTTGTCTATGTACAAACCGGGTGATCTGCTGCCGGGCGAGTTGCGGCTGGCTGAACGCTTTGATGTCAATCGTCATACTGTGCGGCGGGCGCTGGATTTGCTGGTGCAAGAGGGCAATATTATCCGGATCAAGGGCAAGGGCACCAAGGTGCTGACCCGGCCGCTGCTGTATCCGGTGCAGGCCACATCCGCCTACACCGACCAGTTTTCGGCCATGGGTCACACCGCCAGGGCGCAATTGCTCAAGGTATATCGGCGTCCGGCCAACCACGACGAACTGACGCAACTGGCCCTGGCTCCGGGCAGCACCGTGCTTGAGTATCGCACGCTGCGATTTATCGATAACGAGCCGATCAGCGTCATGACGCACTTTTTTTCTTCCGGGTACGAAGCGTTGCTGCAAGATTACAAACGTGATTCCATGCGCCAGTATCTGAAAGAGCGCGGCTGTGAGTTGCAGCGCGCCTCCAGCGTGATTGGCGCCAGGCTGCCCACCATTGACGAAGCGGCGCGCCTGCTGATTCCACAATCGGCGCCGGTGCTCACTGTGACCACCCTATCCAAAAACCAGCACGGTCATCCCGTAGAGTTGACGTTTTCCGTCAGCCGCGCCGACCGTTTTCAATATCAGGTAGTTTTAAACGGAGAACACATATGA
- the phnG gene encoding phosphonate C-P lyase system protein PhnG: MKADFAPTERQRWMQVLARAGDALAGYESELAGVPYQCIRKPETGMAMVRGRTGGTGQAFNLGEMTVTRCVVQLQDGRAGYSYIAGRNKRHAELAALADALLLGQEKAKLMQAVIEPLARSQQQARLARQAEVAASKVDFFTLLRGENE, from the coding sequence ATGAAAGCGGACTTTGCTCCGACCGAGCGGCAACGCTGGATGCAGGTGCTTGCACGCGCAGGGGATGCGCTGGCCGGGTACGAATCCGAGCTCGCCGGTGTACCTTATCAATGCATACGCAAGCCGGAAACCGGTATGGCCATGGTGCGGGGACGCACTGGCGGCACCGGACAGGCATTCAACCTGGGCGAGATGACAGTGACCCGTTGCGTTGTGCAACTGCAGGATGGTCGTGCCGGGTACAGCTATATTGCCGGACGCAATAAGCGTCATGCGGAGCTGGCTGCGCTGGCCGATGCCTTGCTGCTTGGTCAGGAGAAGGCAAAACTCATGCAAGCGGTGATCGAACCGCTTGCGCGCAGTCAGCAGCAGGCGCGTCTGGCCAGACAGGCCGAGGTCGCCGCTTCCAAAGTTGACTTCTTTACCCTTCTTCGAGGAGAAAATGAATGA
- a CDS encoding carbon-phosphorus lyase complex subunit PhnI, whose product MYVAVKGGETAIENAHRLLDQKRRGATEVPPLSLAQIAQQMPLAVARVMSEGSLYDRDLAALAIKQSAGDLLEAIFLLRAYRTTLSRYCVSRPLRTESMQVERRISATYKDLPGGQLLGPTFDYTHRLLDFTLQAEGEQPQALKQDNAQQTPADIDGAAVAQQTASLSGATRLDTNAQADAAIEEAGQDFPRVLGLLAQEGLMREETDSAQAVPDITREPLDFPSNRMQRLQALARGDEGFLLALGYSTQRGYGRNHPFAGEIRIGFTEVWLEPEELDFAVPAGDIEVTECEMVNQFVGSKDQPAQFTRGYGLAFGYNERKVMGMALVDRALRAAEYDEEITSPAQQEEFVLMHCDNVEAAGFVSHLKLPHYVDFQAELELIRKMRKRDAQAGLDQEQQETDAGQVPPQKEKRA is encoded by the coding sequence ATGTATGTTGCTGTAAAAGGCGGTGAAACCGCTATCGAAAATGCGCATCGCTTGCTTGATCAGAAACGGCGTGGTGCGACTGAGGTGCCACCCTTGTCGCTGGCCCAGATCGCGCAACAGATGCCGCTGGCCGTAGCCCGGGTAATGAGCGAAGGCTCGCTGTACGATCGTGATCTGGCCGCGCTGGCTATCAAACAGTCTGCGGGCGATTTGCTGGAAGCGATTTTTCTGTTGCGCGCCTATCGCACGACACTGAGTCGCTACTGCGTCAGCCGCCCCCTTCGCACCGAGAGCATGCAGGTGGAACGACGCATTTCCGCCACTTACAAGGATTTGCCGGGCGGGCAGTTGCTGGGACCGACCTTTGACTACACACACCGTTTGCTGGACTTTACCCTGCAGGCCGAAGGCGAACAGCCCCAGGCGCTTAAGCAGGACAATGCGCAGCAGACCCCGGCCGACATTGACGGGGCCGCAGTCGCGCAGCAAACGGCATCATTGTCGGGCGCGACGCGCCTGGATACAAATGCGCAGGCAGATGCCGCGATCGAAGAAGCAGGGCAGGACTTTCCACGTGTATTGGGCCTGCTGGCCCAGGAAGGGTTGATGCGCGAAGAAACGGACAGTGCCCAGGCAGTTCCCGACATTACCCGTGAGCCACTCGATTTTCCGAGCAACCGGATGCAGCGTTTGCAGGCGCTGGCCCGTGGCGATGAGGGGTTTTTGCTTGCGCTGGGCTATTCGACGCAGCGCGGCTATGGTCGCAACCACCCATTTGCCGGCGAGATCCGCATCGGCTTCACCGAGGTCTGGCTGGAGCCCGAGGAGCTGGATTTCGCCGTGCCTGCCGGCGATATCGAAGTGACCGAATGTGAAATGGTTAATCAGTTTGTCGGCTCCAAGGATCAGCCAGCGCAATTTACGCGCGGTTACGGTCTGGCCTTTGGTTACAACGAGCGCAAGGTCATGGGCATGGCCCTGGTCGATCGCGCGTTGCGCGCGGCCGAATACGACGAGGAGATCACCTCGCCGGCGCAACAGGAAGAGTTTGTGCTGATGCATTGCGATAACGTCGAGGCGGCCGGCTTTGTATCACATCTGAAATTGCCGCACTATGTGGACTTCCAGGCAGAACTTGAGTTGATTCGCAAAATGAGAAAACGCGACGCGCAGGCCGGGCTCGACCAGGAACAGCAGGAAACAGACGCGGGGCAGGTCCCGCCGCAGAAGGAGAAACGGGCATGA
- a CDS encoding alpha-D-ribose 1-methylphosphonate 5-phosphate C-P-lyase PhnJ, whose translation MNAIAEPYNFAYLDEQTKRMIRRALLKAVAIPGYQVPFGGREMPLPYGWGTGGMQLTAAILGRDDVLKVIDQGADDTTNAVSIRRFFSRTAGVRTTVDTTEATVIQTRHRIPETALSNDQIMVFQVPIPEPLRFIEPSETETKTMHALNDYGVMHVKLYEDIARYGHIATAYAYPVLVAGRYVMDPSPIPKFDNPKLNRSAALMLFGAGREKRLYAVPPYTDVASLDFEDHPFEVQKWEHSCAICGSTESFLDEIITDDKGSREFVCSDTDYCAQRVAQAEVTQ comes from the coding sequence ATGAACGCCATAGCAGAACCCTACAACTTTGCCTATCTGGACGAGCAGACCAAGCGCATGATTCGCCGCGCGCTGCTCAAGGCAGTAGCCATTCCCGGCTATCAGGTGCCTTTTGGCGGACGCGAGATGCCGCTGCCCTACGGCTGGGGCACCGGCGGCATGCAACTGACCGCCGCGATCCTGGGACGTGATGATGTATTGAAAGTAATCGACCAGGGCGCGGACGACACCACCAATGCCGTGTCCATCCGGCGCTTTTTTTCGCGTACTGCAGGCGTTCGCACCACTGTGGATACAACCGAAGCGACCGTAATACAAACCCGTCACCGCATACCCGAGACGGCATTGAGCAATGATCAGATCATGGTCTTCCAGGTGCCCATCCCCGAACCGCTGCGTTTTATTGAACCGTCGGAAACCGAGACCAAAACCATGCATGCGCTGAACGATTACGGCGTCATGCATGTGAAGCTGTACGAAGACATTGCCCGCTACGGCCATATCGCCACCGCCTACGCCTATCCGGTGCTGGTGGCCGGTCGCTATGTGATGGACCCGTCACCCATACCGAAGTTCGATAACCCGAAACTGAACCGCAGCGCCGCGCTCATGCTGTTTGGCGCCGGCCGTGAAAAGCGCCTGTATGCCGTGCCGCCCTATACCGATGTGGCCAGCCTTGACTTTGAAGACCATCCGTTCGAGGTGCAGAAATGGGAGCACAGTTGCGCCATTTGCGGATCCACGGAGTCGTTCCTGGACGAAATTATTACAGATGACAAGGGCAGCCGGGAATTTGTCTGCTCCGATACTGACTACTGCGCGCAGCGCGTGGCACAAGCAGAGGTAACACAATGA
- the phnL gene encoding phosphonate C-P lyase system protein PhnL: MNTVLEVNNLSKTFTLHQQQGVQLHVLDDISFSVNAGECVVLHGQSGAGKSTLLRTLYGNYLPGAGSIRVLHRDSMTELVGTAPRQIMQVRRETMGYVSQFLRVIPRVNCLDVVSEPALLRGWSAEQARARAADLLTRLNIPQRLWSLAPNTFSGGEQQRVNIARGFMVNWPLMLLDEPTASLDEANRQVVLQMIGEARAAGAA; the protein is encoded by the coding sequence ATGAATACCGTTCTGGAAGTAAACAATCTGTCCAAGACCTTCACTCTGCATCAACAGCAGGGGGTGCAACTGCATGTACTCGACGACATCAGCTTTTCTGTCAACGCCGGCGAGTGCGTAGTGCTGCATGGGCAGTCGGGTGCCGGCAAGTCAACGCTGCTGCGCACGCTATATGGGAACTATCTGCCAGGTGCAGGCTCCATCCGCGTGTTGCACCGTGACAGCATGACCGAGCTGGTCGGCACGGCGCCGCGCCAGATCATGCAGGTACGCCGCGAGACAATGGGCTATGTGAGCCAGTTCCTGCGCGTCATTCCACGCGTCAACTGCCTGGATGTGGTCAGTGAGCCGGCGCTGTTGCGCGGCTGGAGCGCCGAGCAGGCCCGAGCGCGTGCCGCCGACCTGTTAACGCGGCTTAACATTCCGCAAAGGCTCTGGTCGCTGGCGCCCAATACCTTTTCTGGCGGCGAACAGCAGCGCGTGAACATCGCCCGTGGTTTCATGGTCAATTGGCCATTGATGCTGCTGGATGAACCGACAGCATCGCTGGATGAAGCAAATCGCCAGGTGGTGCTGCAGATGATTGGCGAGGCCCGGGCAGCCGGCGCTGCCTGA
- a CDS encoding alpha-D-ribose 1-methylphosphonate 5-triphosphate diphosphatase, which yields MLRERVITNAKIVTASEVISGTVALRDGQIHDVSEGRSSLPAAEDWQGDFVIPGLIELHTDNLEKYMNPRPGVDWPSENAVLAHDAQIVGAGITTVFDALSIGDVNPKGQRLLQLPKMVEAISHAADQGHTRAEHRLHLRCEVSHEKTLGIFEDLVGNDLVHLVSVMDHTPGQRQFVKYEKYREYYQGKYHLNDADMDAFIVLQKQNADRYSEQYRRRIVDICHERGLSLASHDDATSEHVHESAGFGMTIAEFPTTHEAAALSHQLGLKVLMGAPNVVRGGSHSGNIAATDLARKGVLDILSSDYYPASMLQSVRILSQSDLGISLPQAVNMVSLAPARSANLPDRGQISPGLRADLVQVKDTGRQFVVQQVLREGQRVF from the coding sequence ATGTTGCGTGAAAGAGTGATTACCAATGCAAAGATCGTCACTGCCAGCGAGGTCATCAGTGGCACCGTGGCGCTGCGTGATGGACAGATTCATGATGTCAGCGAAGGCAGAAGCAGTCTGCCTGCCGCCGAAGACTGGCAGGGCGATTTTGTTATCCCAGGTCTGATCGAGCTGCATACCGACAACCTTGAAAAATACATGAACCCGCGTCCCGGTGTAGACTGGCCATCGGAAAATGCGGTATTGGCGCATGACGCGCAAATCGTCGGCGCAGGCATCACAACGGTATTTGATGCGCTCTCGATTGGCGATGTGAACCCCAAAGGGCAACGCCTTCTGCAATTGCCAAAAATGGTGGAAGCCATTTCCCATGCTGCAGACCAGGGACATACGCGGGCCGAACACCGGCTGCACCTGCGTTGTGAAGTCAGTCATGAAAAAACGCTGGGTATCTTCGAAGATCTGGTAGGCAATGACCTGGTGCATCTGGTGTCGGTCATGGACCATACACCGGGGCAGCGCCAGTTTGTCAAGTACGAAAAATACCGCGAATACTATCAGGGCAAGTATCACCTGAATGATGCTGACATGGACGCCTTTATCGTTCTGCAAAAACAGAATGCCGATCGCTACAGTGAGCAATACCGCCGTCGTATCGTGGATATCTGCCACGAGCGCGGGCTATCGCTTGCCAGCCATGATGATGCCACCAGCGAGCACGTGCACGAATCAGCCGGTTTTGGCATGACCATTGCCGAATTTCCCACTACCCATGAAGCGGCGGCGCTCAGCCACCAACTGGGCCTGAAAGTGCTGATGGGCGCGCCCAACGTGGTGCGCGGCGGTTCACATTCCGGCAATATCGCCGCCACCGACCTGGCTCGCAAAGGCGTACTGGATATTCTGTCCAGCGATTATTACCCGGCAAGCATGTTGCAGTCGGTGCGTATTCTGAGCCAGTCAGATCTGGGGATCAGCCTGCCGCAGGCGGTGAATATGGTGAGCCTGGCGCCGGCCAGATCCGCCAATTTGCCGGACCGTGGCCAGATCAGTCCGGGACTGCGTGCCGATCTGGTACAGGTCAAGGATACGGGCAGGCAGTTTGTAGTGCAGCAGGTGCTGCGCGAAGGTCAACGGGTATTTTGA
- the phnN gene encoding phosphonate metabolism protein/1,5-bisphosphokinase (PRPP-forming) PhnN, translating to MPGQLVYVMGPSGSGKDSLLQLAASRAGSQLRLMKRYITRSAESEGEDAFSLSPDAFDAMQARGEFAMSWRANGLAYGIPIELDNLLAQGHTVLVNGSRAYCESAVQRYKSALVVLVQVDPPLLLQRLLQRGRESRQEITQRLARNCALDIAFMDRLREQGARLVVLDNSGDLDSAVTQFLHTIEQATTLERQ from the coding sequence ATGCCGGGTCAGCTGGTTTACGTGATGGGACCTTCCGGGTCGGGCAAAGACAGTCTGCTGCAACTGGCGGCCAGCCGTGCGGGATCACAGTTGCGATTGATGAAACGCTACATAACCCGGTCGGCTGAGTCCGAGGGAGAAGATGCCTTCTCCCTGTCGCCCGATGCTTTCGATGCGATGCAGGCACGTGGCGAGTTTGCCATGAGCTGGCGCGCCAACGGCCTGGCCTATGGCATCCCGATAGAGCTAGATAACTTGCTGGCGCAGGGGCATACCGTATTGGTCAACGGTTCCCGCGCGTATTGCGAGTCTGCGGTACAACGTTACAAATCGGCGCTGGTGGTGCTGGTGCAGGTCGATCCGCCCTTGCTGCTGCAACGCCTGCTGCAGCGTGGCCGTGAAAGCCGTCAGGAGATTACTCAGCGGCTGGCACGCAACTGCGCGCTTGATATCGCATTTATGGACAGGCTGCGGGAGCAGGGCGCGCGGCTGGTGGTGCTGGATAACTCCGGCGACCTGGACAGCGCCGTGACGCAGTTTTTGCATACAATTGAACAGGCCACGACACTGGAGCGGCAATGA
- a CDS encoding MBL fold metallo-hydrolase, with product MKLTFLGTGNSAQMPVYNCDCVACARARSDVRHARLPCSALLQGNDGQC from the coding sequence ATGAAACTGACTTTCCTGGGCACCGGCAATTCGGCGCAGATGCCTGTTTATAACTGCGATTGCGTGGCCTGTGCCCGGGCGCGCAGTGATGTTCGCCACGCGCGCCTGCCCTGTAGCGCGTTGCTGCAAGGCAATGACGGCCAGTGCTGA
- a CDS encoding MBL fold metallo-hydrolase: MLIDSGLTDLTTRFAPGTLQGIFQTHYHADHAQGLLHLRWGVNLRIAVYGPEDEAGFADLYKHPGILDFSEPFEAFEERRFAGFSITALPLQHSRPTYGYLIRPDQGDSLAYLTDTQGLPEAVERFLRDQRPAHCVLDCSYPPRPEPGRNHNDLNQALAIHAAIGAGTTWLTHAGHELDRYLMAHPQALPADVRQAFDGDQIQL; encoded by the coding sequence GTGCTGATTGACAGCGGCCTGACGGACCTGACCACTCGCTTTGCGCCCGGCACGCTGCAGGGTATTTTCCAGACGCATTATCATGCCGATCATGCCCAGGGCCTGCTGCATTTGCGCTGGGGCGTCAACTTGCGGATTGCGGTATACGGACCTGAGGATGAAGCCGGGTTTGCAGACCTGTATAAGCATCCGGGCATTCTGGACTTTTCCGAACCGTTTGAAGCATTTGAAGAACGGCGGTTTGCCGGTTTCAGCATCACTGCCTTGCCACTGCAGCATTCGCGCCCGACCTACGGCTATTTGATCCGGCCCGATCAGGGCGACAGTCTGGCCTACCTGACCGATACGCAAGGCCTGCCCGAAGCGGTAGAACGTTTTTTGCGCGACCAGCGTCCGGCTCATTGTGTGCTCGATTGTTCTTATCCGCCCCGGCCAGAACCCGGGCGCAATCACAACGATCTGAACCAGGCGCTGGCGATCCATGCCGCCATCGGCGCCGGGACCACCTGGCTGACCCATGCCGGTCACGAACTGGATCGCTACCTGATGGCCCATCCCCAGGCACTGCCCGCGGATGTCCGCCAGGCATTTGATGGTGACCAGATTCAGTTGTGA
- a CDS encoding iron transporter, protein MALSLSLSAQAAEYPIGKPHMKNGMEIAAVYLQPITMEPAGMMREAKDSDIHLEADIHATADNKNGFEEGAWMPYLTIKYKLEKVGGKVQEGMFMPMVANDGPHYGDNVKLQGPGKYKLTYIIDSPEANKMNHFGHHTDKETGVEAFWKPFEVEYEFTYAGTGKKGGY, encoded by the coding sequence ATGGCACTGTCTCTGTCTCTGTCTGCACAGGCTGCCGAGTATCCTATCGGCAAACCTCATATGAAAAACGGCATGGAAATCGCTGCCGTGTACCTGCAGCCCATTACCATGGAACCGGCAGGCATGATGCGTGAAGCCAAGGATTCCGATATTCACCTTGAAGCAGATATTCATGCAACGGCTGACAACAAGAACGGGTTCGAGGAAGGCGCGTGGATGCCGTATCTGACCATCAAATACAAGCTGGAAAAAGTAGGCGGCAAAGTTCAGGAAGGGATGTTCATGCCCATGGTGGCCAATGACGGTCCCCACTATGGTGACAATGTGAAGCTGCAAGGGCCTGGCAAATATAAACTCACGTACATCATTGATTCGCCCGAGGCCAATAAAATGAATCATTTTGGCCATCATACCGACAAGGAAACCGGAGTTGAGGCGTTCTGGAAGCCATTTGAAGTCGAGTACGAATTCACGTATGCCGGTACAGGTAAAAAAGGCGGATATTGA